From one Microbacterium aurum genomic stretch:
- a CDS encoding ABC transporter ATP-binding protein gives MTTASTDRLAVDIRHLDVTFATDGGDVHAVRGVSLDVRPGEVLAIVGESGSGKTVTARTILGLLPETALTQGAVVLDGIDVVGLDRDALRRVRGEKAAMIFQEPSTALNPVFTVGWQLIEGLRAHGKYSKGEAKARAVDMLRRVGIPDPERRVDDYPHQFSGGQKQRIVIAMALALNPTVIIADEPTTALDVTVQAEILDLLRRLRDEDGTAIVLITHNMGVVADLADRVAVMLNGEVVETAPAGELFAAPRHEYTQRLLAAVPRLEIVDRRLPESAASAAPLVVADELVIEYPGRLGRPTFRAVDAVSFTISPGEVVGLVGESGSGKTTIGRAIAGLTPVSGGSLQVLGAEMLGITERRFRPRRKDLGFVFQDPATSFNPLLTIAQNVAEPLIVHGGARNAADARPKVDELLEAVQLPAAFGDRFPHELSGGQRQRASLARGLALDPKLLIADEPTSALDVSVQARVLELFGQLQERFGFATLFITHDLAVVDMLAHTVVVLQGGRIAETGPTAKVLGDPQNAYTRKLIASLPVPDPALQAERRAAWKSSHII, from the coding sequence ATGACGACGGCATCCACCGACCGCCTGGCTGTCGACATCCGGCACCTCGACGTCACGTTCGCGACCGACGGGGGCGACGTCCACGCCGTGCGGGGCGTCTCGCTCGACGTCCGCCCGGGCGAGGTGCTCGCCATCGTCGGCGAGTCCGGCAGCGGCAAGACGGTCACGGCGCGCACGATCCTAGGGCTACTGCCCGAGACGGCGCTCACACAGGGAGCCGTCGTGCTCGACGGCATCGACGTCGTCGGCCTCGACCGCGATGCGCTGCGGCGCGTGCGCGGCGAGAAGGCCGCCATGATCTTCCAGGAGCCCTCGACGGCGCTCAACCCGGTGTTCACCGTCGGCTGGCAGCTCATCGAGGGTCTGCGCGCCCACGGGAAGTACTCGAAGGGGGAGGCGAAGGCGCGCGCCGTGGACATGCTGCGCCGCGTCGGCATCCCCGACCCGGAGCGCCGCGTCGACGACTACCCGCACCAGTTCTCCGGCGGCCAGAAGCAGCGCATCGTCATCGCGATGGCGCTCGCGCTGAACCCGACCGTCATCATCGCCGACGAGCCGACGACCGCGCTCGACGTGACCGTGCAGGCGGAGATCCTCGACCTGCTGCGGCGCCTGCGCGACGAGGACGGCACCGCGATCGTCCTCATCACGCACAACATGGGCGTCGTGGCCGATCTCGCCGATCGCGTGGCGGTCATGCTGAACGGCGAGGTCGTCGAGACGGCACCGGCGGGTGAGCTCTTCGCCGCCCCCCGGCACGAGTACACCCAGCGCCTGCTCGCCGCGGTCCCGCGGCTGGAGATCGTCGATCGCCGGCTGCCGGAGTCCGCGGCATCCGCGGCGCCCCTCGTCGTCGCCGACGAGCTCGTCATCGAGTATCCGGGACGCCTCGGGCGACCGACCTTCCGCGCCGTCGACGCGGTGAGCTTCACGATCTCCCCCGGCGAGGTGGTGGGCCTCGTCGGCGAGAGCGGATCGGGCAAGACAACGATCGGTCGCGCGATCGCGGGGCTCACGCCGGTCAGCGGCGGGTCGCTGCAGGTGCTGGGCGCGGAGATGCTCGGGATCACCGAGCGCCGATTCCGCCCGCGGCGCAAGGATCTGGGGTTCGTCTTCCAGGACCCCGCGACGAGCTTCAACCCGCTGCTGACGATCGCGCAGAACGTCGCCGAGCCGCTCATCGTCCACGGCGGCGCCCGCAACGCCGCCGACGCCCGGCCCAAGGTCGACGAGCTGCTCGAGGCGGTGCAGCTGCCGGCCGCGTTCGGCGACCGCTTCCCGCACGAGCTGTCCGGGGGTCAGCGGCAGCGGGCCTCGCTCGCGCGCGGGCTGGCGCTGGACCCCAAGCTGCTGATCGCCGACGAGCCGACGAGCGCCCTGGACGTCTCGGTGCAGGCCCGCGTGCTCGAGCTGTTCGGGCAGCTGCAGGAGCGGTTCGGGTTCGCGACGCTGTTCATCACGCATGACCTCGCCGTCGTCGACATGCTGGCGCACACCGTCGTCGTGCTGCAGGGCGGCCGGATCGCCGAGACCGGCCCGACCGCGAAGGTGCTGGGCGACCCGCAGAACGCGTACACCCGCAAGCTCATCGCGTCGCTGCCGGTGCCCGATCCCGCCCTGCAGGCGGAGCGCCGCGCGGCGTGGAAGTCGAGTCATATCATCTGA